The genomic interval TGACAATAATAGAAAATTGCCATTtcataggcctcaaaatcatCAAATACCAGCAATTTTGTATGGTTAAAGGTAATACCTACTTCCTAGGGTTGTTGTGAGCTTCAAGGTCAAGTGCTAGGAAAAGTGCCCATCACCCGTGCACACTGGGCAATCGCTCCTATTGAAGCAAGTGCCCCTCTTCATCATGTGTCTCTTTAAAAATTCTCCAGCTGGATTCATATGTTTATTCTACCAGATGTGCTTTAGAACCATTTGGTCAAGCTTCCACGATAACTCTGCTGGGAtctgattgggattgcattgaactaataaatgagtttggGGAGCGCTGACATCTTTGCGATCCTTGTCCTCCCACCCCGTGCCCACTGGTCTCCCTGCTGACTCCAGTCTCCTCTGAGGGCCCCAGCAGAGTTGGTTTCATCTGCtctggaagggaaaagaagggagaaggtGGACAGGGCTGAACATCTGGAACCACTCCCAGCTTGCATCTGGAGGGTCTAACACAGGGCTGGACAAGGAAGGGGGCTCATCTTACTAAATCGGGACTTTCAGACCAAGGCATCTCTGTCAAGTAGAAATCATGTCAGTAAGAAACTTTCCAGAAAACCTCATCTAATTCCTCCAGCTGGAGCACTGGAGTGTCAGGGTGCAGGCAGCCTGTGGGCTTAATGTGCTGAATTACTCAGAAGTTGTAGACTTGCCCTCACCAAGGACTTCGCTAAATGACTCCAAATCAGACTGCCTCCTTAGCTgtcaggtggctgaggctgggTAATGTGGGGAGGaagggttattattatttttaaaaatttatattattattatcatcgtCATCATCGTCATTATctactattcattcattcatcttgaGAAAGCATTCCAAAGGCCTGTGGGGTCAGCACAGCCACCTCAAGAGCTCTGGGTGGCCAGAGCAGACCCCCAGGAAGACCCTCATGCCCCTGAGACACACCGGAGGGTCCTGAGCCCAAGGAAGTGGCCTTTGAACCAAATAAGTGCTGTCCAACCTTGGCAGAGGAGAGGTGCCTTGAGAAAAGAGGGAGGGCTAGCTGCACAGAActggccaggcccagccctgAGGACTTGCCCTGCGTTCAGTGTCGGCTGTGAAACCTGGGCGCCCACAGGGCCAGGATCCCTCAGCCACTGCCTCAGCTCTGGTTGGTTGCAATCACTGAGCTCAAATGGGCAAAATCACTCCCAGAGCTTCAGAGGCAGAGTGAAGATCCCCAGGGGAGCAGGACCACCAGAGCCCAGAGGGCACCTGCGGGGAAGAACCGGTGAACTTGGAGGCCTCTGGGCGTGGAGCTCCAGGTGGCCAGTCTGAGTGAGGCCTGAATGCAAACCCTGTTATGTTGACTCCAGGCCATGGGGTCCCAAAGCATCTCCACTGCAAAGTCATTCCCTGGGGTGACACCTGCTCATCCCACAGCCTCCACCCAGGGCTCCCTGGCCCTGAGCACCTTTCTCATCCACACTGGGGATGAGGCCCCTGCATGAACTCAGGGCATACTGGTCTCCTCACACTGGGCTCTACCTGTCTTCCCCGTGGGTTCTGAACGCCTGAGGGCATGTGTTGCACACAGGCGCCTGTCAGCCCCtcatgcctagcacagtgccagcAGAGGACACTTAACTGGGGACAGGTCTGCTTTCCTTTGGGGCACTTTTGGCTGTCACATGACAGGGTGCCCCGCTGGCATTCATGGGCAGTCCCGCACCACAAAGAATTGTCCTGTGCCAGTGCCCACAGTCCccgtggtaaaaccctgcctgTAGGTGGTGTGGGGTTAACCAGAGGACAGCCCCCGATCCTCTGTATGGCTGCCACCCACTCAGGACCAAGGGCACGGCCACAGCCCACCCAGCTCGCCCCCGCTGGCCTCTCCTTCGCTGCAGGCCTGCTGGGGGAAGACAGTAATTAGAGGAAGAATGGAAATCTCCTGACTTCACAAATGTGACTTTGCAAAATGAGGTGGGAAGACAAATCTGTCTTCACTACTATTCATTAAAGAAAGTCCTTTATAAATCCCAAATTAACAATTTCTCATTTAAAGATGGGTGATTATCATTCTTTTCTGGcaatttatagctttaaaaatgCTGAAATGTGAAAATTATTGGGGGAAAAATTCCAGCTGTGGTCATAGAAAATGGAAATCCACTTCAAGACAATTGATAAACATATTTGAAATGATCAATAACCTCAGGTTCAAAAGTAATACtcacatacatatgtgtgaaGTGACTGCTTTGGTAATAGAAACGCTCTGAATGATCACATTAAGGTCGACATTCTGCATCCAGGCGACTCGGAGCCCCAAGTTACCGGAAAATCAAATGATTCATCTGGCAGGATCTTACCCAGCTTGGAGATTCTTTGACTGAGGATGGTGACAACACAGGGTTGAAATTCTTATCTTAGTTTTCGCAACGCTTGGGCTCCTGCCATCTTTCTAACTAATCCACCAGGCACCTTTGAGGGAGGTGGGTGACCCTGTGCAAAGGAGGAATTGTGCAAATACTAGGAATGGAAAAGGCCTTTCTGAAATGACACTTCATTATTCATAATTGACACCTTCATTGAGACCTCCCCTGCCAGGACTAAGAATAAGACAGAGCCTGAATCCCGCCTCTATCCTGTGCAAACCCCAGGGACCCCTCTGCCTCTGGATCTAAGATATCAAAGTAGGTCCAAAGGTAAGATAGAACATGAAGATAATTGAGACCCTCTGGTTTTGTGGGGGGAAACTGAGCTGAGATGGTATATAGGGGTTAAAGAGGTACGTAGCCATCCTACGGAAGCACCTCTGGGTCACCAGCCCACAGCGCCATCTCCTTCCACAGACCTCAGGCTCCTCAGGCAGAGGGCACCAGCAGAGGATCTGAAGCCTGTTTGCCAAGTGAGTAAAGAAGATGCTACTATGAATTCCAAACCATCTCCACAAAGGATAGGATTGAATGACATGGCCTTAAAATGTGGCAAGACAGACCTGGGTTGAGCAGGTGGAGGGGCTGTCATGGGAGAACCTGAACCAGACACACAGCAAACCCTAACCAAGGTGGAGCCACACAGGAGGACTGCCCTGGAGCCTTGTTTCTGTTCAGTCTTCAGCAGAAGAGCCAGCCTCTGTGTGGGTGGCGAGAGAAACAGTGGCTGATGGTGACCCGCACTCACTGTGTGCCCAGCTCGGCACGACACCCTTTGCTTGCATTGGACCAGCTGGTGctgaggaggaaactgagacttggagaGTTAATCACCTGAGGATGGAAAGTCAGGTGGTCTGAGTTCAAAGCTGTGCACCTAGCCCTGAGTGGGCTGCTCGTGTGGTGTGATGTTATCATGCACTTCATCTCTATTGCACCATTCCCCTCCCCAGAAACCAAGCTGTCTGGAAGGCTGTACACCTGTGCCCTAGAAGCAAAGGGGAAGAAGCGCAGGTTCCGCTGGGTGGAGTGTTTTGATTGGGTTAGCTAAGGGGAGCCTccaccagaagcagaagcctctCTGGCCTCTGGACACAGCTGTGCACCTCTCCCACAAGTTCTACCCAACTTCAGATAAGGATGATGAACTCGgctgagaagagaagaaaaaggaaaacttgaAACAAGAGCAAACATCTGCAGCTTCCCCCCAGCACTGTCCGGTATCCACCAGCAGGGGTGGTCAAAGCTctgcctctcccctctcccaggACAGGCGTCCATTGTCCCGCCCTTCCCCCACAGGCCAGGGGCTCTGCCTTGGCCCCCGACCCTGGAAAGAAGTCAGTGCCAGTGGCCTTGGCTCAGAACCCAAGGCTTGTGGGAGGGAACGAGGTCAGGATTTGGAGGGATCCAGGCCGGTTCCCGCTGCAAGTGCGGCCCAGCCCGAGTTCCCTGCCTGGGTCTGGCTGCTCTGTCTGCAGAAAGGGACCCTTACCCTTGCCTCTGGGCGGCTGTGCCATACGGGAGGGCAGGTAGGGTGCTGGGTGCAGGAACACCTCTTTCTCATTTCTATCGCATCCCAGGCCCCAGCTGGCGCGGTGGGCGAGGTGCCTCGGAGGCTGCCACGCAGAGCCACCAAGCATGGCTTCTGGCAGTCTGGACTGCACACACCTCTGCACGCTCGGAGGCCCggccaggctggggtggggtctgctcctcctttctttccttcctcggCCTGGTCAGGCTTGGCTTTTGTTATTCAGAGCCGGGGTGCCACTCTCTTCCTGGGGTCAGGCGGCCACTTCCAAACCCTCATGGCGCTCAGCTCTCTGCCGGGTCCCCGCCGAGCCAGGTGCATCGGCGAAGTCCGATGGGGGGCGGGGAGAAGGGGAACGCgagaaggtgggggtgggagatcCGTGTCCTCCCAGGCCCTGGCCTGGGGGCCCGGCCGCTAGCGGTCAGGCTTAATAGGATCAGGTCGGTGTAATCCCATTTCAGGCATTGTCATTCAGGAGGCCGCGGGGCTGGAGCTGGGGGTCCCGGCCCTTTAGGACGACGGCGGCCACACCAGAGACGCAGCGGCATGACAAAGGCCGCCAGGGACCCAGTGGCTGTGAAATAAAGAGATGAAGGCTTTGGGGGTGGGTGCCCGGAGTGACGTCCGCCCCCCCACCCCGGGCCCGGCCCTGCCTCAGGCTTTTGCCTCGGGCCCAGGCCGCTCTCGATCCTTGGGCGCGCCCTCGGGTCTCGGCCCCCGGTTTCGGTCTCAGGCCCCCGGGAGTATCAGGAGAACAAGGTCGCCCGAGATGGGCCGCCGCACCCCCCGacggcctccctgcctccctgggtGTCCGAGCCGCCAGGCCGGTAGCGCAGCCGGacctcctgcctctctccctcgaGGCCCACGGGGTGCACGACTTCCTACAGGACCAGGCCTGGCGGCCTACCCCTGGGCTACCCTGGCCTCGGTTTCCCTCGCCCTAGCCTAGCATGTGCAGCTCTGGGCCGCACACTGGCATCCTTCAGTGCCCGTTCCAGAGAGGGGATGAGGGTGTACCCGACCGCGGCATGAAGCgggtgggctgggggtggggctgggagtcAGTTTAAGAgccctgagtgtgtgtgtgtgtgtgtgtgtgtgtgtgtgtgtaggggggccTCGCGGTGGAGGCTAGGGTGTTGATGGTGGACTGCCGAGGTGGGGAGACGGAACAGCCCATAGGCCAGACCCGGAAAGAGCTCTGAGgttcaggtgggggtgggggcagtgtgAACTGCGGAGGGGGTCAACCCAGGGACAGAAAGCGGGGGGTGCTCCATGTGTTGGAGGTTGGGGGTATGTGGTGGTGGGGAAAGTGGACTGCAGGATGCCGGGTGGGACAAGAGTGGTGGGGGGTGCGGAAGTCCTCTAGGCAGAGGGGAAGGAATAAGGGGAGGGGCTTCCCGCCACGGAATGGATACACTGTGAGAGGGAGCAGTCCACAGGGGCGGGCTCGGGGGCACAGGGGGCGTTCAGCTTTGCTGGGTGCCTGGGGGCAGCATTTTTGGCTCCCCCAGTGGGGTCGGACCCTTGGCTATTAGGAATGTGGAGAAACCCGGCAAAGCAGGCTTGGACGTAAAAGGGAATGgcccacgcacacacacactcccactgtCACCTGCTCATGGCCACACATAAGCAGCTGCGCACCTGCCCACACGTGCACACTCGCACCCCTGCTCATCACAGAGCCAACTCCGTGGGGACGGAGGGAGGCGCTCACAGGGACCTTTGAGTTCAAGCTGGAAAATCTGAGCAGGTTCCAGGGCAGCAGCACCACGCATGGGCCGTAAGGGCCTGGGTCAAGGGGCAGCCTCTCTGGGGGTGGGACCCCCACCAAGCCATGATCTGCCATTGGCGCCCCCAGTCCAAGAAGCCTGGGTCCTCCCGCGGCTCCCAAATGCATGGGCCTGTCCCCCcaccctccctctgccccagcgGAGCAGAGTCTGCCGACTGCGGTGACAAAGTGTGCTGCCTGCCTTCCAGGCCCCTGTGCCAGCCAGGCCTCAGCGCAGCGCTGCTGGGAGTCCCACCTGTCCAGGGGAACTGCGGCTTGACCTTTCCCCAAAGCCACGGAGGGCAGGGCGGAAGTCAGCTTAGGCCCCCACTTCTGAACTGTTCAAATAGGCAATCAGTTTTGATgatgtaatttataatttatgcAGGTTGTCTTCATACATATGGTGTTGCTTTTGTGCGTTGGGGTTTCAGGTGCTTTATTACTCTGCCGGTGTGATTTGCATTCATGTTCGGTTACCAAGATCATATTTCTCCTGTTTACACCATAAGGGCCTAAAATGAAGATGAATGCCACCTCCCTTCGTCCGGGCTGTCCCTGTAGAACCCCGGCCTTAGCTTCCCCCAAGACCCCAGAGCCCTGCTACCCTGGAACTGGGCCCTGAGCACTGCACTGAAGCTGCCTGGGAGGACCCAGCGGCCAGAAGGTCGGAGCAGGCCACCTGCTCTGGCTGTGCATGCCTGGGCAGATGCCTGGGGTCTCTGGGGACAGAAACAGGTGTGTGCACTGCAGCCTCCTTCCCTGGGAAGCCACGGCTGGGCATGAGCAAGCCACTCTGCCACACCGCCACTGAAGTCCAGCAGGGGAAAGAAGAGGGCCCCAAGAGGGTCTCTGCTGCCAGCACTGCGGAATATGGGGGCTCCAGCCACTTGGGACTAGGAAGGCCCCGAGGTGAGAACCAGAGGGTGATCCAGAGGCTCCTGAGGCCGGAAAGCTAGAAGGTCACTCCCGGCTTTCAGTGCACCTAGAACCACCTGCCGTGGGGCATAGCATGGGGCTCTGTTCCGGACAGGTCTGGGGCTGGAGGGAGCAGCAGCCTTGGAAGCCCTGTGCGAGCTTCACCAGATGCAGCTGAAATAATTAAGCCCATTAAGCTCAAATAGAAACAAGAGGGAGAGGGTGCTGACCCCGAGAGAAAGGGTGTCTTGGAATGCAGGTACCAGCGATGTGCCCAGGCATGTACAAGCACCTAGGCTGAAGGCCAGACGCACAGACAGCCATAGAGTCAGGACGCCCTCCGAGGCAAATCCGGGCTCAAAAAAGCCTGGGGGCCACTCCCTGCTCTCCATTTAGCTGACAAGGCATCTGTGAAAGAACCACCCAGGGGGCTGAAGACAGGAGGCAAAGGCTGGATGCACAAGCAAGCACTAAGTCTCGAAAATTCCAGCGCAGGTTGGGATTTGAGCAGCCTCCAGTGCAGGTGGTCCCAGATGCTGGGAAGGTAGTCCCGGGCTCCTTCCGGAAGAGGAAGTTGCTTGAGGCCCAGGACCAAGCTAAAGAGGGTCCTGCCCCAAGAACAGGGAGATGGCTGAGGATTTTCAGCATACCTTTGGTTCTCCAATGGGGCAGGGGTGCCTGGCTTGCCAGCGAGCAAGGGCAGTCACTGGGTGGAGTGACTGTTCTTGTGGCCCCCCTCCGACCTCTGCCTGGGTCGGTGGCTGCGGGGTGCAGGCAGCCCTGAGGCGTCCCAGTGCACGGCTGGGGGCGCAGGTCCAAGGAGCTCCCAAGCGTAATTATTTGATCTGCAGATGTAAGTGGAATTTATTGTAACAACAAATATAGTGATGTCAAAACCCAACCTTGGATTAAAGCCGGCAGCCAAAGGGGAAGTGTATTAATTTCCAACAGCATCTCAGGCCAGAGCCTATTAGAACAAGCTATTCTTCAGGCCCCCCCATCAGAATTAATCATTGGGAGTTAATTTGAAGCTCAGACAAGTTGCTGTTAATTTAGTGCAGGGAGGACGGGATGGAATAAAAAGCTGAGGTGCTGGCCGAGCCTCGTGGGTCTCATTAATCAGCCAGCTGAGACGGCCTGGCTTGATTACAATTTGCAAAAAAATTCATTAGGGCCCGGGCGATTGACaatttttctctctgcctgtgaTGTGACTCATTAGGCAGCCAAATGAAAGCCATGATGACGGCCATGATGACAGCGGCCATCAAGCGCCGCTTGTTTATCTTCCTCCCCTCGGCCTGTCTCCCGGGCCTTGGCCTCCCTGCCGGGCTCTCGGGGGCGCCCCGGCGCTCAGGGGTTAGGGAGGGAGGGGGTCAGCGCCCCGAGGAGCAGGAGGGAGGGCGGCATCGGCCGGCTTGGGGAGCTCGGGCCCTCTCCTCCTCGTGCCTCCATAGGGCGAGGACCTCGAGGCTGGGAGGGCCCGGGGCTCGGTCCCAGGAGCGGGGCCTCCTGACGGCGGCCTCCGGTTCCTAGTGGGCTTCGCTTTCCCGCCGGGTTTGCGCGGTCCCGGCTTCGGGTCCCTCTGCCCCTCATCCCTGCCACGGGCTTTTGGAGAAGGCGGGTGGGGTTACACCTGTTATGGTGGAAGGGGATATGGGGGGCACTCCAGGATCTGTGGGGAGTGCCAGGGTCTCTTCCCCCGACCCGCAGTGCCGGCGGGCAGAGGCCGCAGCTCCCCAATCTTCCCGGCTAAACTCTTCGCCCCCAGCCACGCGCAGACTGGCTCAGGTGTGTGGGTCGGGGGACGGCGTCCCTGCGGGCCTCGAATGCTGCAGCAGCGTCGTGTGGCCAGTGGGTACCTGCCCCGAGCAGAAGGCGCTCACCGGCAACCTGCGCTCAGCGCTTCCTGGCGGGCGGGATCCGGACCTTGCGGCCCCCGCGCCAGGCCAGGGCGCGACCCGGGCGCCATCCCCTCCCTGCCAGGCTTCATGGAGCTGGGCGGGGCGCGGCCAGGAGCCTCTGCAGCTCTCGGCGCCCCGCAGAGCCGGCCGAGGCCCTCGGAGGACTGGCCCTTCTATTTTATTGGGCTCGAAAACCAAGCCTGGGCCATTTTCCGCCACCGGAACTGTTGGGAATGCGGCGGGAAAGGGTGACTCAGTCGCTCCCAGCCTTCACCCTGCGCCTGAAGTTTGGGTGGAGGTCTTGGTCCCCAGGCCCCTCAGCCGTGGGGAGGTGACGGCCTGTAAGTAGTAAAAATTAAGTCAATATTAGTATTAACCCATGGCGGGCCGCGCTTCCCCTTCTTGGGCTGAGAACCTCGCCGAGGGCCGAGCGCCGCTGCATCGCAGCGGCTCAcaggcctcccttccttccccaatTCGAAAGGCTGAGGCTGGCGAAGCCCCGGCTTCTCTCGCGCTTCGGGCTGCTGGCTTGGTGGCACCACGCTCACCCTCGCTGGCCCCCTCGGCGCCCTGGGCCTGTCCGCCGCAGTATCTGGCGACGCGCTTCGGGGTCCGGCAGCGAGCGGACAGGGCTCTGAGCGCAGGGCCGGGGTTGGGACAGGAGTGGGCTTGGGGACCAGGCACGCCCCATCGAGATGGTGAGGCGCGCAGCTCCCCGTCCCTTGCAGACCGACTCCCAGCTCCCGTGCGTAGCCTCTAGCGTTTTCCCCCTTTGTGGTGCGGACTACCGGGGCGTCCTTGGGGTGGGGCGGTGGCCGGGTCCCGCCCCCTCGACCCCGCCCGGAGGGGGAGGTGCCGGGGCCGCTGGCGctccagccagccagcctccGCCTCCGACTGAGGGCTACCAGGAAGCCGGCTGGGCTCGCTGGGTTTTTGCTCCTGTCGCCAGATAACGCCCGGAGCCTGATTTATGGACCCTCCACTCTGCCGGCAGGCGAGCACTGCTTCTTTTCGGGCCGGAgatatttgtaaaggaaagacGTTTCCTCCCTGGCTGCAGTCGATTTGGAGCATCAGGAGTTTGTGCAAAGCCATCAATACCCGCACTCGCTTGCCTCCTCCGGGCACCCACCTCCTCCTCTGGCCGAAGTTTGCCGGCCTACTAGGTATCGATTAGGCTGTGCAAAAGGGGGAGATAGATTTCTAAGGTGAGAATTAGGTTTTCTTAAATTCGTAATCCTATCGGCGCTCTTGCCCTCCTATTTTAAACCTGGCAAAGTGCTGGGTGGCTCAAGTCCAGGATGCCTAAGGAGACCTGTTTCAGGGGATGTTTCTCCAGTACTGGTCCCAGACTAGTTGCCCGGCCACACCCTGGCAGTGCCCGGGACAGTCAAATTCTGGACACACTTATGAGGCCCAGGGATTGGTCTTTTTTCCCCCCCTCTCCTTTTTATTATTCACAAGACTGAAATTGTTTAAGTGTCATAACTTATAAGAAAATAAGCTACATTGAAATAAATTAACACAACGGAGATGTGCTTCACATGGCTCACATAGGATAGGCAACCCCAGGGGAAACCAAAGCCAGGCAAaaccaaagcaaagcaaagcgAATTTCCAGGCTGCCTAACAATGTCTGCTTTTCAgtcaactcaaaaagccagaacgCAAACCAAAATCAGTTTAAACCCCAGCGCTTGTTCTTGGGTTTCACGTTTACCTTTGGAAAAGTATGGAAAGGTGGCTGCTAACCGCGCAGATTACAGCagaggttttgttttcttctggaatgAGTGGAGAAATTACTGGGTAATTAAGTCCTATAACTTTCAAAATACTGCAGCTGAGATCCAGTCTATAGAGATATTTATGTACAAAGTAGGatagtataataaatatttagcGTGTCTTCTGGTGTGGCTGTAAGCCCCTTCAAAAGCAGTCTTTTAAGCCCATTTAGTGAATATATTCTCAATTTGCTTGGGATGGCCACAGTTGGGCTGTGACTTTGTTGCTTCAAACACAGTGGAGTCCACCATGGGTTCCCTTGGGTGCGGGGGCTTCTCCAGGTGGGTGCCAGGCTCTGGCCCTTCTGGACCCTCAGGGCCGGGCCTGCTCTAGCTGCTGATGCTGACTTCTGATAGCGAACCTGCTGACATGGACAGGGATGGGGACGACGATCTTAGGGTTCCGGGAGGGCTCCCCTGTCTTGGAATTGGCATTGCCTGCCTTCACCCGTTTCCACTTGGCCCGTCGGTTCTGGAACCAGATTTTCACCTGCACCTCGCTGAGTTTGAGAGCGTGGGCGATCTGAGAGCGCTCGGTCAAGGAGAGGTACTTTTTGCAGTGGAACTCCTTCTCCAGCTCCAGCAGCTGCTCGCTGGTGAAGGCAGTCCGCCGCCGCCGGTTCTTGCCCGTAGACGTGGTGCTGCCCGCGGCGCCGCTGCTCGGCGGGCTCTCCTCCAGCGCGTGGCCCGGGTCTTCCTCCTTGTGAGCTGCCTGGCCAGTCAGATTGTCATCCGAGCTGTAGTCCACATCGCTCTCCAGCGAGAAGCTCTCCTCCTTGCCCTTCGGGTCGTCTTCCACCTTTGACTCGTCTTTCCCTTGCCCTCGGACAGCCCCGACTGAAAGCAAAACCAAACGGCATTTTATTACATTTCGCACACTggccttcccttctccttcccaccGTCACTTGGACATTCCGCGCCCCTCcgacccccccgccccccgcccttTAGCGGATTGTCTTTCTATGACATTAACACATTGTGATTTCCTGGCCTTTGAGGGGtagaggaggggtggggggagcgtGAGAAAGCTCAAAGGAGAGGAGGCAGTACAGGCGACGGCCCTTTGCCCAGAACCATCACTCAAAGGGCCGTCATGCCTCCCCCGCACCCTCCCAGCCTCGGCAGCGTCAGGAGAAGTAGCAGGAGGCGCGAGGCCCAAGAGATTGCCCGCTTTGTCCCTGGGGTGGGGACTGGTTGAGGACTGATGGGGGGATTCACGATTCATCCTGCCCCCCCGCACCGTGAAAATTTAGTGAACCTTAATTGCTTCCTAACCGGAGTGGAGGCGTAGGGACGTGCAGATCCCAGAccgtcttttttgagacagacaacGTTGGTCAAAGGGATGTTTTGTGGCCTTAGAAGTTCCCACCAGACACccccaacacaaacacacaggcacAGCCTCCCAGCAATCCGTTTCTCCCGGACAAGTAGCAAGACCAGCGAAGGGGTTTAAAAAGTCTGGGCGCCCCTGGGCACACGCACGGCTGAGACGCGCAGCCCAACCCGTCTCCCCTAGAGGCTGCAACCTACCCGGAACCCCAGGTCACCGCGGAGCGACAGAGGCGGCCTCGGCCAAACGCATCGTCAGATAGATATGTGGCCCAGGGCAGCAGCTGGTCGCTGGGCGCTAAATGCCCCCCCTCCCCAGACCCCGCTTGTTGCGTGGCTCTGAATGTCCCCCGGAGGCCCAGCGGCACAGCCGGGCCTCATCCTCCAGCTCCTCCGGCAGGGGTCGAGCGGGGGCGCGGCCTCGCCCCCTTGGTCTCCCGCGGGAACCCGGCGCTGGCCCGCCCCCGCCTCCTCCCGCCCCCGCGTCCGGGCTGCGCGCGCCGCCAACTCACCGAGCGAAGCCTGCACCGCCTCGGCTGCGGAGAAGGCGAGCAGCGAGCCCTCTTTGGCCAGGAAGGCTTTGCCGTCCTCCGCGTCAGCCTGCAGCGCCTCCGCCTTGTCGAAGTTACCGCCGCCGGGCAGCGGCTGCGGCGCGAACTTGCGGGCCGCTGCCGCCTCCTGGTGCTGGGGCGACGCGGAGAAGCCGCCGGGGAGCGTGGCCATGAGCGTAGAGGTGAGCGCCATGCCCTGCGCCAGGCTGGAGCAGAAGCCGGTGGGCAGGCTGGGGATCTGGTGGTGAGGGTGTGCGGGCGGCAGCGCTGGCTGCAGCGCGGCCTGGGGCagcgcgggcggcggcggcggcggcggcggcagcactACCGGCCGGTAGGGCATGAACATGGGGTAGCCGGTGTAGACGAAATGGCCGGGGCTGGGCTGCGGCGGGCTGCCGATCAGCGAGTCTATGCTGAAGGCGGTGCTACTCCCCAGCGGGCGCTGCATCATCATCAGCGACGGCGGGAACGCTGCGCTCATAGACGCGCTCGGTAGAGGCCAGCGAGAAGCGAAAAGTCCCCGCGCCGCGCCGCCGCCGGGAAGCCCGCCGAACGCCGGGAGCACCGCCGGGAGCGCCGGGCAGGGGCCGAGCGGGAGCCGGAGAGCAGACGCCTCCGCCCCTCAGTCCTGGGCCCGCTGCATGCCCGGCGGGTGCAGGGGGTGTGCGGGGTGAGGCCGTGCGCCCCGGAGTGGAGAGGGCGCCCGGGCCCCGCGGGCTCGCCGGAGCCCCCTTCCGCCGCTTGCCCGTCGGAGCCCGCGCGCGTCGCGGGTGCGGCCCTCGGCCCCGGTAAGctgccgtccgtccgtccgtccgtctgTCCCGCCGTCCGTCGCCTCCCGCGAGCCGCTGGGGAGCGCGCGAAGCCGGCGTACTTGTCTCCCGCGGGCGCCGCCAGCACCTTTAAATCGCGCTCCTCTTTCTCATTCACATTTTGCCTGCCGCCTGGCCCGGCTCGCCTCACGTGGGGCTGGGCGTCGCTGGCCATTGGCTGagcggggcgggggtggggcgAAAGCGGGGACCCGCCCTTTCCACCCAAGCTGGCCTCAAGCGGGCTGCGGGCGCCACCGTCGGAGCGCGCGGGCCGGGGAGCCGGAGCCTGCACGCCTAGCCTGTGCCGCGCAAACTTGAGAGGGGCGGATGGCGCCTCCAAGGCTCGGACCTTGGGGCCCTGCAGCCTTGTCGAGGCCACCTCGAAGGGTAGCCTCCGGGACCCGCACCCCCACGGCTGGGCCGGGGGcgctttatttcttttactgtatTTGCCATGGAACCAACCTGCCTGCGGCACACTCCAGCGCTGGGTGCTCCGGCTGCGCCTGGGGTCCGGGCGAGGGTCCTGGAGTTGGGGGCAGGGTCCTGCCCCTCCAGAGCCACCCGCGGGGCGAAGGCTGGGAGCTGGCAGCGCCTGCCAGCCGCCGGAAACCCGCCGGGTTGCTCGCTGCAGGTCCGCGCTCCGGGTGGGGCGGGGAGGCTGCTGTTTCCCCCATCCCGGGCAGG from Pongo abelii isolate AG06213 chromosome 11, NHGRI_mPonAbe1-v2.0_pri, whole genome shotgun sequence carries:
- the GBX2 gene encoding homeobox protein GBX-2 isoform X1; translated protein: MSAAFPPSLMMMQRPLGSSTAFSIDSLIGSPPQPSPGHFVYTGYPMFMPYRPVVLPPPPPPPPALPQAALQPALPPAHPHHQIPSLPTGFCSSLAQGMALTSTLMATLPGGFSASPQHQEAAAARKFAPQPLPGGGNFDKAEALQADAEDGKAFLAKEGSLLAFSAAEAVQASLVGAVRGQGKDESKVEDDPKGKEESFSLESDVDYSSDDNLTGQAAHKEEDPGHALEESPPSSGAAGSTTSTGKNRRRRTAFTSEQLLELEKEFHCKKYLSLTERSQIAHALKLSEVQVKIWFQNRRAKWKRVKAGNANSKTGEPSRNPKIVVPIPVHVSRFAIRSQHQQLEQARP
- the GBX2 gene encoding homeobox protein GBX-2 isoform X2, which gives rise to MSAAFPPSLMMMQRPLGSSTAFSIDSLIGSPPQPSPGHFVYTGYPMFMPYRPVVLPPPPPPPPALPQAALQPALPPAHPHHQIPSLPTGFCSSLAQGMALTSTLMATLPGGFSASPQHQEAAAARKFAPQPLPGGGNFDKAEALQADAEDGKAFLAKEGSLLAFSAAEAVQASLGRLCRSAVTWGSGRGCPRARERRVKGGRRPEGQGGELLAGERCGLQLG